One genomic segment of Helianthus annuus cultivar XRQ/B chromosome 14, HanXRQr2.0-SUNRISE, whole genome shotgun sequence includes these proteins:
- the LOC110907950 gene encoding NPC intracellular cholesterol transporter 1, whose protein sequence is MKKTSSFKLQLLTAFACFQILFISLGNAERSETRILLTSNGTLREKHGENYCAMYDICGSRSDGKVLNCPFGSPSVKPDDLLSAKIQSLCPTISGSICCTETQFDTLRSQVQQAIPFLVGCPACLRNFLNLFCELTCSPNQSQFINVTSISQIKNNSTVGGIDYYITDTFGEGLFNSCKDVKFGTANSKAIDFVGNGAKNFKELFAFIGQEAAPKLPGSPYAINFRSDADVSTGMKPMNVSTYSCGDTSLGCSCGDCPSSPVCSGSAPQPLHENGSCSVRIGSLQAKCIEFSLAIVYILLASLFLWWGLFYKRKERSPTLRPKASTNVTNGGPVQLVHGIKDENISMQMLQDTPHITSGVQLSVVQGLMAKKFRLYGTWVARHPILVLCLSLAVVILLGLGLIRFKVETRPEKLWVGHGSRAAEEKKYFDSHLAPFYRIEQLILATKPRGSHEKPPTIVTDENINLLFEIQAKVDGIRANYAGSLVSLTDICMKPLGEACATQSILQYFKMDPKNLVDFGGVDHAEYCFQHYSSDVNCMSAFKGPLEPSTTLGGFSGNNYSEASAFIVTYPVNNAIDKESNETKKAVAWEKAFIKLVEDELLPMVKSKNLTLSYSSESSIEEELKRESNADAITVLISYLVMFAYISLTLGDTPRFSFFYISTKVLLGLSGVVLVMLSVIASVGFFSAIGVKSTLIIMEVIPFLVLAVGVDNMCILVHAVKRQQVELPLEGRISNALAEVGPSITLASLSEVLAFAVGSFIPMPACRVFSMFAALAILLDFLLQVTAFVALIALDFRRAEDHRVDCFPCIKIPNSHADTDQGSDQRRSGLLTRYMKEVHAPILGVWWVKLVVISVFAALSLASIALCTRIQPGLEQQIVLPRDSYLQGYFNNVSEYLRIGPPLYFVVKNYNYSSESRQTNQLCSINNCDSNSLLNEISKASLVPKSSYIAKPAASWLDDFLVWVSPEAFGCCRKFTNQTYCPPDDQPPCCTSSDGSCSVNGVCKDCATCFRHSDLQNDRPTTTQFKEKLPWFLNALPSANCAKGGHGAYTNSLELNGFEDGVIRASSFRTYHTPLNKQVDFVNSMRAAREFSSRLSKSLKIEIFPYSVFYMFFEQYLDIWKTALISLAVAICAVFVVCMIITCSIWSSGIIVVVLMMILVDLLGVMAVLNIQLNAVSVVNLVMSVGISVEFCVHITHAFLVSSGDRDQRTKEALSTMGASVFSGITLTKLVGVIVLCFSRTEIFVVYYFQMYLALVLLGFLHGLIFLPVVLSIVGPPSRRILVEQKDDKKSSASPSS, encoded by the exons ATGAAGAAGACTTCTTCTTTCAAGCTCCAGCTTTTAACGGCGTTTGCATGTTTTCAG ATCTTGTTTATATCTCTAGGCAATGCAGAAAGGTCCGAAACACGAATACTTTTGACATCCAATGGCACATTGAG GGAAAAACATGGTGAAAACTATTGTGCAATGTATGATATATGTGGATCTCGGAGTGATGGGAAAGTATTAAACTGTCCTTTTGGCTCTCCGTCTGTAAAG CCAGATGACTTGTTATCTGCTAAGATCCAAAGTTTGTGTCCAACCATTTCGGGATCCATATGTTGTACAGAGACTCAATTCGATACATTGCGTTCACAAGTCCAACAA GCCATACCTTTTTTAGTTGGATGTCCGGCATGCTTAAGAAATTTTTTGAATCTTTTTTGTGAGCTTACATGCTCTCCGAATCAAAGCCAGTTCATCAACGTGACGTCTATTTCTCAG ATAAAGAATAATTCGACCGTGGGGGGGATTGACTACTATATAACCGACACCTTTGGAGAGGGTTTATTTAATTCTTGTAAAGATGTAAAGTTTGGTACCGCGAATTCTAAGGCTATTGATTTTGTTGGAAATGGTGCTAAGAATTTCAAAG AGTTGTTTGCTTTCATTGGTCAAGAAGCAGCCCCTAAGTTACCAGGGTCACCCTACGCAATAAATTTTCGGTCGGATGCTGATGTGTCGACAGGAATGAAGCCGATGAATGTCAGTACTTATTCATGTGGTGACACATCACTAGGTTGTTCTTGTGGTGACTGTCCTTCCTCTCCTGTTTGTTCCGGTTCTGCCCCTCAACCACTTCATGAAAACGGTTCTTGCTCAGTGAGGATCGGCTCTCTTCAG GCAAAATGCATTGAGTTTTCATTAGCAATAGTGTATATTTTGTTAGCCTCCTTGTTTCTTTGGTGGGGTTTGTTTTATAAACGAAAAGAAAGGAGTCCAACCTTGAGACCTAAAGCATCCACGAATGTGACTAATGGCGGTCCGGTACAGCTGGTCCATGGGATAAAAGATGAGAACATTTCCATGCAG ATGTTGCAGGATACCCCTCATATCACAAGTGGGGTTCAGCTTTCGGTCGTGCAAGGATTGATGGCGAAAAAGTTCAG GCTATATGGAACATGGGTTGCTAGACATCCAATTCTTGTACTGTGTTTATCACTGGCTGTTGTTATCCTTCTTGGTTTAGGCCTAATCCGTTTTAAAGTAGAGACACGACCCGAGAAG CTTTGGGTAGGCCATGGGAGTCGAGCTGCCGAAGAAAAAAAATACTTTGACAGCCACCTGGCACCCTTTTACAGAATTGAGCAG CTCATATTGGCAACCAAACCTCGTGGTTCACATGAGAAACCACCAACTATCGTCACGGATGAAAATATCAACTTGCTTTTTGAAATACAAGCAAAG GTAGATGGAATTCGAGCAAATTACGCTGGGTCGTTGGTTTCTTTGACAGACATATGCATGAAACCTCTCGGGGAGGCTTGTGCCACACAAAGTATACTACAG TATTTCAAGATGGACCCTAAGAACCTCGTGGACTTTGGGGGCGTTGACCATGCGGAATACTGCTTTCAG CATTACAGTTCTGATGTGAATTGTATGAGCGCGTTCAAAGGCCCACTAGAACCAAGCACAACGTTAGGAGGTTTCTCCGGTAACAATTACTCTGAG GCGTCTGCATTTATTGTAACTTATCCCGTGAACAACGCAATCGATAAGGAAAGCAACGAAACTAAAAAAGCAGTGGCTTGGGAGAAGGCCTTCATTAAGTTAGTGGAG GATGAGCTCCTGCCAATGGTGAAATCCAAGAATTTGACACTATCATATTCATCTGAAAGCTCCATCGAAGAAGAACTGAAGAGAGAAAGTAATGCAGATGCTATAACAGTTTTG atAAGCTACCTTGTGATGTTTGCTTATATATCATTAACATTGGGTGACACTCCTCGCTTCTCGTTTTTTTATATTTCGACCAAG GTGTTGCTCGGGCTTTCGGGGGTGGTACTTGTGATGCTTTCCGTTATTGCATCGGTCGGTTTTTTCAGTGCGATTGGAGTAAAATCTACACTCATTATAATGGAAGTCATCCCTTTTCTCGTTTTGGCT GTGGGGGTAGACAATATGTGCATTCTGGTACATGCGGTTAAACGGCAGCAGGTGGAATTACCTTTGGAAGGCCGGATAAGTAACGCGCTTGCAGAAGTGGGACCGTCTATAACTCTAGCTAGTTTATCGGAGGTTTTAGCGTTTGCCGTTGGAAGTTTTATTCCTATGCCAGCATGTCGCGTGTTTTCTATGTTTGCAG CACTGGCTATTCTGTTGGACTTCCTTCTGCAAGTTACTGCTTTTGTAGCTTTAATTGCTTTAGATTTTCGACGAGCCGAGGACCACAGGGTTGATTGTTTTCCATGTATTAAAATTCCCAATTCACATGCTGATACCGATCAAG GTAGTGATCAAAGAAGATCAGGATTACTTACTCGATATATGAAG GAGGTTCATGCACCCATACTAGGTGTATGGTGGGTCAAATTAGTAGTTATTTCTGTGTTTGCTGCATTATCATTGGCCAGCATC GCATTATGTACAAGGATTCAACCTGGTTTGGAGCAACAAATAGTTCTGCCTCGAGACTCGTATCTTCAG GGTTATTTCAATAATGTCTCCGAGTATCTCAGAATTGGCCCGCCTCTATATTTTGTCGTAAAAAACTATAATTACAG TTCAGAATCGAGGCAGACAAATCAGTTGTGCTCCATCAACAATTGTGATTCAAACTCCCTTTTAAATGAG ATATCAAAAGCATCTCTGGTCCCTAAATCCAGTTACATTGCTAAACCCGCTGCTTCATGGCTTGACGATTTTCTTGTTTGGGTATCTCCGGAAGCTTTTGGCTGCTGCAGGAAGTTCACTAATCAAACTTATTGTCCTCCTGATGATCAG CCTCCTTGTTGTACTTCGAGTGATGGTTCCTGTAGCGTAAATGGAGTTTGCAAAGACTGTGCTACG TGTTTTCGTCACTCGGATTTACAAAATGATCGCCCAACTACAACACAATTCAAGGAGAAGCTTCCGTGGTTCCTTAATGCTCTGCCTTCGGCTAACTGTGCAAAAGGTGGCCATGGGGCCTACACCAATAGTTTGGAACTTAACG GCTTTGAGGATGGTGTTATTCGAGCATCCTCCTTTCGCACATATCACACTCCCCTAAACAAGCAG GTTGATTTTGTCAACTCAATGAGGGCTGCAAGAGAATTTAGCTCAAGGCTCTCCAAGTCCTTAAAG ATTGAGATTTTTCCATATTCGGTATTTTACATGTTCTTTGAGCAATATCTTGACATATGGAAGACGGCATTGATCAGTCTTGCAGTAGCTATTT GTGCCGTATTTGTTGTCTGCATGATTATTACATGCAG CATATGGAGCTCGGGAATCATCGTTGTTGTGTTGATGATGATTCTTGTGGATCTCCTG GGAGTGATGGCTGTTCTGAACATCCAACTGAATGCCGTATCTGTTGTTAACCTTGTAATGTCAGTGGGTATTTCTGTCGAGTTTTGTGTACATATAACACATGCGTTTTTG GTTAGTAGCGGAGATAGAGATCAGCGGACAAAGGAGGCTTTGAGTACAATGGGTGCTTCAGTTTTCAG CGGAATAACACTAACAAAGCTAGTGGGAGTTATCGTCCTTTGCTTCTCAAGAACCGAAATATTTGTG GTTTATTACTTTCAAATGTACCTTGCCTTGGTTCTTCTTGGTTTCCTGCATGGGCTGATTTTCTTACCA GTGGTACTAAGCATTGTTGGGCCACCTTCGAGACGAATTCTGGTTGAGCAGAAAGATGATAAGAAGTCTTCCGCTTCACCATCATCATAA